From a region of the Oscillatoria salina IIICB1 genome:
- a CDS encoding CHAT domain-containing protein translates to MRKRKFFNYKPKLILLVCLFILAVGIQPVVAQVKNSAIAISQAQVTAYQLIDRAKTLLQERNFPAAVGVLQQAAEEFARQGDVLNQAAALSNLAATYKELGEISSAQTNLATSLSLLQNQPQDKSREIILAQTLDIQGDLQLAIGQGENALETWQKSAQLYHQIEHKIGESKSKINQSQALQNLGLYPRACDTLFSAFDIDITTLGKSLNLEIIECDSLNELTSEELVDFAQELLKIIGNYPDPQTKIIGLHKLGDLLLKVVGNLELSETIYQESLRLNSQFPDLADLGTIYLSLGNAERAFAKKADGTWIESRLNKALEYYQQGQELSSSPNTKIKAHLNKFNVFIELERYAKAEEIVTLIQQEIEALKPTKIAVQARINFARNLEKLQQRTRSKNPQEIELILQKAAEIARKIGDKRGEAYAIGEIGKIYEITQQLDRAETITLQALNIAPAFGATDITYQYLWQLGRIQKAKGDRKAAIASISEAVKILDSLGIDLVNISTEARFDFQERVEPVYRQLVDLLLQPEANVTQADIIQARKIIESHRLAELNNFFQDNCVNTRETVAKEIDQIDPTAAVFSTIILPDRLEVIVALPGKPLRHYATFLPQNELENQVLELRDTIFKRQNRFALQLSQEVYNWLIRPIETELAASNIKTLVFVLDGVLRNIPMAVMHDSEQYLIEKYSIAIAPGLQLIDPQPLQRQEVKIIMAGLSEARQGFSALPGVELELEKIDAIAPNQLLFNQSFTKDNFEDIIDSLPFPVVHVATHGQFSSQAEDTFILTWSDRINANELDTIIRKEGLNSAPIELLVLSACQTAAGDKRAALGLAGVAVKAGARSTLASLWLISDLATTELMTRFYQELTNSEITKAEALRRAQVAVLQDEKFSVPYFWGAFVLVGNWL, encoded by the coding sequence ATGCGAAAGCGGAAATTCTTCAACTACAAACCGAAGTTAATCTTGTTAGTCTGCTTGTTTATCTTAGCGGTGGGGATACAACCTGTAGTTGCTCAAGTCAAAAATTCGGCGATCGCCATTTCTCAAGCTCAAGTAACAGCATACCAGCTAATCGACCGAGCGAAAACCTTGTTACAAGAGCGAAATTTTCCAGCCGCAGTCGGGGTTTTACAGCAAGCAGCAGAGGAATTTGCACGGCAAGGAGATGTCTTGAATCAAGCTGCGGCATTAAGCAATCTCGCTGCCACCTACAAAGAACTAGGCGAAATCTCCTCAGCACAGACCAATTTAGCAACCAGTCTTAGTTTATTACAAAATCAACCCCAAGACAAGAGCCGCGAGATTATCTTAGCCCAAACTCTCGACATTCAAGGCGATTTACAGCTAGCGATCGGACAAGGAGAAAATGCTTTAGAAACTTGGCAAAAATCGGCTCAATTATATCATCAAATCGAGCATAAAATTGGCGAGTCAAAAAGTAAAATAAATCAGTCCCAAGCCCTACAAAACTTAGGACTATATCCTCGCGCTTGTGACACTTTATTTTCTGCTTTCGACATCGATATTACTACTTTGGGCAAATCTTTAAACTTAGAAATTATTGAATGTGACTCTCTCAATGAGTTAACTTCTGAAGAATTAGTTGATTTTGCTCAAGAATTGCTGAAAATCATCGGCAATTATCCCGATCCTCAAACCAAAATTATTGGACTACATAAACTCGGCGATCTTTTACTCAAAGTAGTCGGAAATTTAGAGCTATCGGAAACTATTTACCAAGAAAGTTTGCGACTAAATTCGCAGTTTCCTGATTTAGCAGATCTTGGCACAATTTATCTCAGTTTGGGTAACGCCGAAAGAGCATTTGCGAAAAAAGCCGATGGAACTTGGATCGAATCAAGACTCAACAAAGCTTTAGAATACTATCAGCAAGGGCAAGAATTATCAAGCTCGCCGAACACAAAAATCAAGGCACACCTCAACAAATTTAATGTCTTTATCGAACTAGAAAGATATGCCAAAGCTGAAGAGATCGTCACCTTAATTCAACAAGAAATTGAAGCCTTGAAACCAACAAAAATAGCAGTTCAAGCGAGAATTAATTTTGCCAGAAACTTAGAAAAACTTCAACAAAGAACGCGCTCAAAAAACCCTCAAGAAATAGAATTAATCCTCCAAAAAGCCGCAGAAATTGCGAGAAAAATAGGAGACAAACGAGGAGAAGCATATGCAATTGGAGAGATTGGTAAAATTTACGAAATAACCCAGCAACTAGATCGAGCAGAAACAATTACTCTCCAAGCCTTAAATATTGCACCAGCATTCGGTGCCACAGATATAACTTATCAATATTTATGGCAACTAGGAAGAATTCAAAAAGCCAAAGGAGATCGAAAAGCTGCGATCGCGTCTATCTCAGAAGCAGTAAAAATCCTTGATTCTTTAGGTATCGATCTAGTTAATATTAGTACAGAAGCGAGATTTGACTTCCAAGAAAGAGTCGAACCAGTGTATCGTCAACTGGTAGACTTATTATTACAACCAGAAGCAAATGTAACTCAAGCAGATATCATTCAAGCGAGAAAAATTATTGAATCTCACCGACTAGCAGAATTAAATAACTTTTTCCAAGACAATTGCGTCAATACCCGTGAAACCGTAGCCAAAGAAATCGACCAAATTGACCCCACCGCAGCAGTTTTCTCCACAATTATTTTACCCGATCGCCTAGAAGTAATTGTCGCCTTGCCCGGAAAACCTTTGCGTCACTACGCCACATTTTTACCCCAAAACGAACTAGAAAATCAAGTTCTTGAATTACGCGACACAATTTTCAAACGTCAAAACAGATTTGCTTTACAACTATCCCAAGAAGTTTATAACTGGCTAATTCGCCCCATCGAAACAGAATTAGCGGCTAGCAACATCAAAACCTTAGTCTTTGTCTTAGATGGAGTTTTGCGTAACATTCCCATGGCAGTTATGCACGACAGCGAACAATATTTAATTGAGAAATATAGTATCGCGATCGCGCCAGGCTTACAACTAATCGACCCTCAACCTTTACAAAGACAAGAAGTAAAAATTATTATGGCGGGACTCAGCGAAGCTCGTCAAGGATTTTCCGCATTACCTGGGGTAGAATTAGAATTAGAGAAAATTGACGCGATCGCACCAAACCAACTTCTCTTCAATCAATCTTTCACCAAAGACAACTTTGAAGATATAATTGACTCGCTTCCTTTTCCAGTTGTTCACGTCGCCACCCACGGTCAATTTAGTTCCCAAGCTGAAGATACCTTTATTCTCACCTGGAGCGATCGCATCAACGCAAACGAATTAGATACAATTATTCGTAAAGAAGGACTTAACTCTGCCCCCATAGAACTACTCGTCCTCAGCGCTTGTCAAACCGCCGCCGGAGACAAACGCGCCGCATTAGGACTAGCCGGAGTAGCAGTTAAAGCCGGGGCGCGTAGTACCCTCGCCTCTTTGTGGTTAATCAGCGACCTCGCCACAACTGAGTTAATGACTCGATTTTACCAAGAATTAACCAACTCGGAAATCACCAAAGCCGAAGCCCTCCGCCGCGCCCAAGTAGCCGTATTACAAGACGAAAAATTCTCTGTACCTTATTTTTGGGGGGCTTTTGTTTTAGTGGGTAACTGGCTCTAG
- a CDS encoding two-partner secretion domain-containing protein produces the protein MLRQKLNFPLLKNKKLIFSLLTLANYTILCYGNLAIAQLIPDRSLGEENSTVTPDNINGIPSDIIDGGATRGTNLFHSFQEFNINQGRGVYFSNPANIENIFNRVTGNNVSNIFGTLGVLGNANLFLINPNGIIFGPNARLDLRGSFFASTADSLVFNNDFEFSASNPEAPPLLTVNMPIGLRFRDNPGTIIVQGTGINRPEFDESLSERENELNFQQALLNNSQGLQVEQGRSLGLIGGEITLTSGLLKAEAGNIELGSVGEGFVSLISTANGFTLGYEEISDFRDIQLLQESGVFASGEGGGDIQIVGRNLLARELSEIQATTLGANSGGDIIIKTSELVEIRSNGQDEELPTTIAAATLGTGNAGDVQIETGQLQIIDDAAVGVISLSEGNAGKIQITADLLAINSNSILTTIALASGEAGDITIETGQLQMADASQIITATQGEGNGGTLEINAQTIVLTDNASLGAGSFALVNSGNGGNVKIQTEQLQMSDLAEILVGTLGSGDAGSLVITAENIEMSGDAGVTAGTFGQGNAGNVTITTQQLQMSDEASIATATLDSGNAGTLSVEAETVTLSGNANLVAATTAEGDGGNISLATRQLLLQDKASITAATEGVGNGGTLEILATDLIELTGSSGLSTATEGQGTAGNVNIETNELILGDRASLTVGTIAEGNGGTLDIQASQLVQLTDSSSILTGTFGDGNAGNAKIATERFLLQDDAFIVIGSFGNGNGGTLAVNASEDLILSGSSYIVAGTQGLGTGGNLNIETENFLAEDQASIGIATMGIGNAGTLEILADVVEMRGESSLGAGTSGAGDAGDVRIRGDRVFLSDGALIQAITSQTPPETANENLESGMLEEAIDNAIATNSLDIEAQALALVENSTNAEGEIVVINGAGRLQLSVPNILASSSQTEPTLTNNEIEATTDFGNAGNVIIQTDLLTLQDQASILAETRSNGTGGSISITQAETVDLNEGGKINAGAFATGDAGNVTIDTRQLLLRNGARVEVSTESNGKGGNIQVRAADLVELIGTSADEQTYTGLVAATSSTGDAGRVSIETRRLVIRDGAAVGASVDTIVDEAIPGDVFPVEGGTVNVIASESVEILGTSANGVYPSSLTVTTEDIGDAGSIFVSTPRLIIGDRAQITATTSGIGAAGDIRLETESLSLFEEALIVGATFASGDAGDVNIQTEVLTVRSNSQISVIGQGTGNPGSINVTATDSLLLDEGAFLAASELGKGGNITVSSPDIRLRNGSTISAIGGSAGNVSLEGNITINTETLVLLEASSIITDAVATQGGSNIVISPLNGDDLFVFQSPDSTINASGDLQIDTDLDDESFEIVQSQEVDPNQEVATNACQQGEGSEFVVTGRGGLPTNPNQVLEAENITTGFIDPVAPSRATIVEEEENVSVSSPTRKTPARGWVVNDKGEVVLVAYDPTTTPIQRHLVNPALCQE, from the coding sequence ATGCTGCGTCAAAAGTTAAATTTTCCTCTTCTCAAGAATAAAAAACTCATTTTTTCACTTTTAACTCTTGCTAATTACACCATTTTATGTTATGGAAATTTAGCAATAGCCCAGTTAATTCCCGATCGCAGCCTCGGTGAAGAAAATTCTACCGTCACCCCCGATAATATTAACGGCATTCCCAGCGACATCATCGACGGTGGTGCTACACGCGGGACAAATCTTTTCCATAGTTTTCAAGAATTTAACATTAATCAAGGACGCGGGGTTTACTTCTCAAATCCAGCTAATATTGAAAATATTTTTAATCGCGTCACAGGTAACAATGTTTCTAATATTTTCGGGACATTAGGCGTTTTAGGTAATGCTAACTTATTTTTAATTAATCCAAACGGAATTATTTTTGGACCGAACGCGAGATTAGATTTGCGAGGTTCATTTTTCGCTTCCACAGCCGATAGTTTAGTCTTTAATAATGACTTTGAATTTAGCGCGAGTAACCCCGAAGCCCCACCTTTATTAACAGTTAATATGCCCATTGGTTTGCGATTTCGCGACAATCCAGGAACTATTATTGTCCAGGGAACAGGAATTAATCGCCCGGAATTTGATGAAAGTTTAAGCGAGCGAGAAAACGAACTCAACTTTCAACAAGCATTGTTAAATAATTCTCAAGGTTTGCAAGTAGAACAAGGTAGAAGTTTAGGCTTAATTGGTGGCGAAATTACCTTAACAAGCGGACTCTTAAAAGCCGAAGCAGGAAATATTGAACTAGGTAGCGTTGGGGAAGGTTTTGTCAGCTTAATTTCCACAGCTAATGGCTTTACTCTCGGCTATGAAGAAATTAGTGATTTCCGGGATATTCAACTATTACAAGAGTCAGGAGTTTTTGCTAGCGGTGAAGGTGGCGGTGACATTCAAATAGTTGGTAGAAATTTGTTAGCGCGAGAACTTTCTGAGATTCAAGCTACTACTTTGGGGGCTAACTCGGGAGGCGATATTATCATCAAAACTTCCGAATTAGTTGAAATTAGAAGTAATGGGCAAGATGAAGAATTACCTACGACGATCGCGGCGGCAACATTAGGGACGGGAAATGCTGGAGATGTACAGATTGAGACTGGACAATTACAAATTATTGATGATGCGGCGGTAGGAGTTATTTCTTTAAGTGAAGGCAATGCAGGTAAGATTCAAATTACCGCCGATTTGCTAGCAATAAACAGCAATTCAATATTAACTACGATCGCGTTAGCTAGTGGTGAAGCCGGAGATATAACTATCGAAACTGGACAATTACAAATGGCAGATGCGTCCCAAATTATTACTGCTACTCAGGGAGAAGGTAATGGCGGAACCCTAGAAATTAACGCTCAAACAATTGTACTTACTGATAATGCTAGCCTAGGGGCAGGAAGTTTCGCGCTAGTCAATTCAGGAAATGGCGGGAACGTCAAAATCCAAACCGAACAGTTGCAAATGAGCGATTTAGCAGAAATTCTGGTAGGAACATTAGGATCTGGCGATGCAGGATCGTTGGTAATAACTGCTGAAAATATAGAAATGAGTGGCGATGCTGGTGTCACAGCAGGAACATTTGGTCAAGGTAATGCTGGGAATGTAACCATTACCACGCAACAGTTACAAATGAGCGATGAGGCATCGATCGCTACTGCTACATTAGATAGTGGTAATGCCGGAACTTTGTCTGTTGAAGCAGAGACAGTCACCCTTAGCGGTAATGCGAATCTCGTTGCAGCGACGACGGCTGAGGGTGATGGAGGCAATATTTCACTCGCAACCAGACAGTTACTGCTACAAGATAAAGCCTCGATAACGGCGGCAACGGAAGGTGTAGGTAATGGTGGTACTCTGGAAATACTTGCTACGGATTTAATCGAATTAACTGGTTCGAGTGGGCTGAGTACGGCAACGGAAGGTCAAGGTACAGCAGGTAATGTAAATATTGAAACAAACGAGTTAATTTTAGGCGATCGCGCTTCCTTAACTGTAGGAACTATTGCTGAAGGTAATGGTGGTACTTTGGACATCCAAGCATCTCAGTTGGTGCAACTTACTGACAGCAGTAGTATTCTCACGGGAACTTTTGGCGATGGAAATGCAGGTAATGCCAAGATTGCCACTGAGCGTTTTTTGCTGCAAGATGATGCGTTTATCGTGATTGGTTCCTTCGGTAACGGTAATGGAGGAACTTTAGCAGTAAATGCTAGTGAGGATCTGATTCTGAGTGGTTCGAGTTATATTGTTGCTGGAACTCAAGGTTTAGGTACTGGTGGTAATCTCAACATTGAAACTGAAAATTTCCTGGCTGAAGATCAAGCATCGATCGGAATTGCCACAATGGGGATCGGCAATGCTGGTACTTTGGAAATACTAGCTGATGTCGTAGAAATGAGGGGTGAGAGTAGTTTAGGGGCGGGTACTTCTGGCGCTGGAGATGCCGGAGATGTGAGGATTAGAGGCGATCGCGTTTTCCTATCCGACGGCGCTTTGATTCAAGCTATTACTTCCCAAACTCCTCCCGAAACCGCTAATGAGAATCTGGAAAGCGGGATGCTGGAAGAAGCAATTGATAACGCGATCGCTACTAATAGTTTAGATATTGAGGCACAAGCTTTAGCTTTGGTGGAAAATTCTACTAATGCAGAAGGAGAAATTGTTGTTATCAATGGGGCGGGAAGACTACAACTCAGCGTTCCCAACATTTTAGCTAGTTCTTCTCAAACTGAACCAACTCTCACTAATAACGAAATTGAGGCGACTACTGATTTTGGTAATGCTGGTAATGTCATTATTCAAACTGACTTGTTAACTTTGCAAGACCAAGCTTCTATTTTGGCAGAAACTCGCAGTAATGGTACAGGAGGATCGATCTCTATAACTCAAGCGGAAACAGTCGATCTCAATGAGGGAGGTAAGATTAATGCGGGGGCTTTTGCGACTGGTGATGCTGGTAATGTCACGATTGACACTAGACAATTATTGCTGCGAAATGGCGCACGAGTCGAAGTTAGTACCGAAAGTAACGGAAAAGGAGGAAATATTCAAGTTCGGGCTGCGGATTTGGTGGAATTAATCGGGACTTCAGCCGACGAACAAACTTATACTGGTTTGGTTGCAGCAACTTCGAGTACAGGAGATGCGGGAAGGGTGAGTATTGAAACTCGACGCTTGGTTATTCGTGATGGTGCAGCCGTTGGAGCAAGTGTCGATACTATTGTTGATGAAGCTATACCAGGAGATGTTTTTCCAGTGGAAGGGGGTACTGTCAATGTCATTGCTTCGGAGTCGGTGGAAATTCTGGGGACTTCGGCAAATGGCGTTTATCCTAGTAGTTTAACGGTGACAACGGAAGATATTGGCGATGCCGGAAGTATTTTCGTGTCTACACCTAGGTTGATTATCGGCGATCGCGCTCAAATTACGGCAACTACTTCCGGAATTGGTGCGGCTGGTGATATTCGTCTGGAAACTGAAAGTTTGTCACTGTTTGAGGAAGCTTTGATTGTTGGTGCTACTTTCGCTTCTGGTGATGCAGGTGATGTTAATATCCAAACTGAAGTTTTGACTGTTCGCTCTAATTCGCAGATTAGTGTTATCGGGCAAGGTACGGGAAATCCTGGTAGTATTAATGTTACCGCTACGGACAGTTTACTCTTGGATGAAGGTGCATTTTTGGCTGCTTCAGAGTTAGGTAAAGGTGGTAATATTACTGTTTCTTCGCCAGATATTCGCTTACGCAATGGTAGTACGATTTCGGCGATCGGTGGTAGTGCTGGTAATGTTAGTCTTGAAGGTAATATTACTATTAATACTGAAACTTTGGTTTTACTAGAAGCTAGTAGTATTATTACTGATGCTGTTGCTACTCAAGGTGGTAGTAACATCGTGATTAGTCCTCTCAATGGTGACGATTTATTTGTTTTTCAGTCTCCAGATAGCACGATTAATGCTAGCGGTGATTTACAAATTGATACCGATCTTGATGATGAATCATTTGAAATCGTGCAATCTCAAGAAGTAGATCCTAATCAAGAAGTGGCTACTAATGCTTGTCAACAAGGTGAGGGAAGTGAGTTTGTTGTTACCGGGAGGGGTGGTTTACCCACTAATCCCAATCAAGTTTTGGAAGCAGAAAATATTACTACGGGTTTTATCGATCCTGTGGCTCCTAGTCGTGCCACAATTGTTGAAGAGGAAGAGAATGTTAGTGTTTCTTCTCCAACCCGAAAAACGCCTGCGCGAGGTTGGGTGGTTAATGACAAAGGTGAGGTGGTTTTAGTTGCTTACGATCCTACGACAACGCCAATTCAGCGTCATTTAGTTAATCCTGCTTTGTGTCAGGAATAA
- a CDS encoding FHA domain-containing protein yields MNQGQIKLSWEDPGTGEIRQPTLNLPIALGREFQQMPGEMGGSRVTRIVLDSLEVSRYHALIDRENGNLVITDQNSSNGTYVNGQRQTKANLASGDTLQLGPYQITLTFGASASTVVAPTSNSQIYFNPNTQIPDPSQPPPQPVASASGSFPPPVFQQSQVDVQDLHATGLRVDEVDYLTIGAGLGSFIWADLLRIFGVKREQIVALGVDAKPYGRYKQLCLNSQIPLHERLRSNSDSCPDNIWGWPSYAWREAWHDLTKGKIGNALGYLWQVFAEPTFAQTYTPRAGNVFDSIDREENRIGWGQMFRYGSARSIRHTTDGRYAVAYSSTTTAGRNHAFIVARYVYLATGYPAIKFLPDLQAYREKTKDFQSVVNAYENHDHVYEHLQKQGGTVLIRGRGIVASRIIQRIYQARQSNPNIRSINLMRSPKPEGNKYKNAQRFVEHHIEFQPFNWPKACWGGDLRVELEKSDPTKRKSLINDWGGTTTADRKDWRRIVNDGMKEGWYRIEFGEVQRVEKEADGVITYISEKHYKGETRIKADFIIDATGLDADVKASPLLNDLVTHYNLPLNNQNRLAVSNDFELEGMRTNRGRMFAAGAITLGGPYAAVDSFLGLQYTALRVVDRLASVRSPGLKRLNLFRSFGQWLKWVGNKPPC; encoded by the coding sequence ATGAATCAAGGACAAATTAAATTAAGTTGGGAAGATCCCGGAACAGGCGAGATTCGTCAACCGACATTAAATTTACCGATCGCCTTGGGACGAGAATTTCAGCAAATGCCTGGGGAAATGGGAGGTAGCCGCGTTACTCGCATTGTCCTCGACAGTTTGGAAGTTTCTCGCTACCACGCCCTTATTGACCGCGAAAACGGCAATTTAGTCATTACTGACCAAAATAGCAGTAACGGAACTTATGTCAACGGTCAGCGCCAAACTAAAGCTAATCTGGCTAGTGGAGACACACTGCAACTCGGACCATACCAAATTACTCTCACTTTTGGTGCTAGTGCTAGTACAGTAGTAGCCCCGACAAGTAATTCCCAAATTTACTTTAATCCCAACACCCAAATTCCCGATCCCAGTCAACCACCACCTCAACCAGTAGCTTCTGCAAGCGGTAGTTTTCCGCCCCCCGTATTTCAACAATCACAAGTAGATGTCCAAGATTTACACGCTACGGGTTTACGAGTCGATGAAGTAGATTATTTAACTATTGGTGCAGGGTTAGGTAGCTTTATTTGGGCAGATTTGCTGCGTATTTTTGGGGTAAAAAGGGAACAAATCGTTGCTTTGGGGGTAGATGCGAAACCTTATGGACGCTATAAACAATTGTGCCTGAATTCGCAAATTCCCTTACATGAAAGACTGCGATCGAATTCCGATTCTTGTCCTGATAATATTTGGGGTTGGCCGAGTTACGCTTGGCGCGAAGCATGGCACGATTTGACTAAAGGTAAGATTGGCAATGCTTTGGGCTATTTGTGGCAAGTATTTGCTGAACCAACTTTCGCCCAAACGTATACACCTCGCGCGGGAAATGTCTTTGATTCGATCGATCGCGAAGAAAATAGAATTGGTTGGGGACAAATGTTTCGCTATGGTAGCGCGAGATCTATTCGCCATACTACCGACGGACGTTATGCTGTTGCTTATTCGAGTACAACTACGGCGGGACGAAATCATGCTTTTATTGTCGCCCGTTATGTTTATCTCGCAACAGGTTATCCCGCGATTAAGTTTCTTCCTGACTTACAAGCTTATCGAGAGAAAACTAAGGATTTTCAATCGGTAGTTAATGCTTACGAAAACCACGACCATGTTTACGAACATTTGCAAAAACAAGGTGGAACGGTTTTAATTAGAGGACGGGGAATTGTTGCTTCTCGGATTATTCAACGAATTTATCAAGCAAGACAAAGCAATCCGAATATTCGGTCGATCAACTTGATGCGATCGCCAAAACCTGAAGGTAATAAGTACAAAAACGCCCAGCGTTTTGTCGAACATCATATCGAATTTCAGCCTTTCAATTGGCCCAAAGCTTGTTGGGGAGGGGATTTGCGTGTAGAATTGGAAAAATCTGACCCCACGAAACGGAAAAGTTTAATTAACGATTGGGGGGGAACTACGACTGCGGATAGAAAAGACTGGCGGCGTATTGTCAATGATGGCATGAAAGAAGGTTGGTATCGGATTGAGTTCGGCGAAGTTCAGCGAGTGGAAAAAGAAGCTGATGGGGTGATTACTTATATCAGCGAGAAGCATTATAAAGGAGAAACGCGCATCAAGGCTGACTTTATTATCGATGCTACTGGTTTAGATGCCGATGTCAAGGCTAGCCCTTTGCTTAACGATTTAGTTACTCACTACAATTTACCTTTGAATAACCAAAATCGCTTGGCTGTTAGTAACGATTTTGAGTTGGAAGGAATGCGTACCAATCGAGGTAGAATGTTTGCGGCTGGTGCAATTACTCTCGGTGGACCTTATGCTGCTGTGGATAGTTTCCTCGGTTTGCAGTATACCGCTTTACGAGTCGTAGATCGTCTCGCCTCAGTGCGATCGCCTGGTTTAAAGCGGTTAAATCTCTTTCGTTCTTTCGGACAGTGGTTAAAGTGGGTAGGAAATAAACCGCCTTGTTGA
- a CDS encoding FHA domain-containing protein has translation MPELTLEWMEDSEKKIETISETQQSKNPGTVRLGRDPARCDLHLTHPTVSGLHVEIFFDSQQNQFMLRNLRDTNPPVVDGKRIDRGVAPLKQGSNIHLGQTLLTVTNIVSKIPATIVVPPNPANINHQAEAEKASTAPNPTPVNQQAEVGKASTAPNPTPVNQQAKPKYELQCPCCHRTSPYENIDFGCKWCGTSLAGAVSVLIIPEEN, from the coding sequence ATGCCAGAACTAACTTTAGAATGGATGGAAGATAGCGAGAAAAAAATTGAGACAATTAGCGAAACCCAGCAAAGCAAAAATCCGGGAACTGTTCGCCTCGGACGAGATCCCGCACGCTGCGACTTACATCTTACTCATCCTACCGTCTCTGGGTTGCACGTGGAAATCTTTTTCGATTCTCAACAAAATCAATTTATGTTGCGTAACCTGCGCGATACTAACCCACCTGTGGTAGACGGAAAAAGAATCGATCGAGGAGTTGCACCATTAAAGCAAGGTAGCAATATTCATTTAGGGCAAACTTTACTCACTGTAACTAATATTGTTAGTAAAATTCCCGCAACTATTGTTGTACCTCCCAACCCCGCAAACATCAATCATCAAGCGGAAGCGGAAAAAGCTAGCACAGCCCCCAATCCCACACCAGTTAATCAGCAAGCGGAAGTAGGAAAAGCTAGCACAGCCCCCAATCCTACACCAGTCAATCAGCAAGCTAAACCTAAATATGAGTTGCAATGTCCCTGTTGTCATCGCACTTCCCCATACGAAAATATCGATTTTGGCTGTAAGTGGTGCGGTACTTCTCTAGCAGGAGCAGTCAGTGTCTTGATTATACCTGAAGAAAATTGA
- the nfi gene encoding deoxyribonuclease V (cleaves DNA at apurinic or apyrimidinic sites), translated as MKINQTHPWSLTAEEATEIQLKLVSQVVTEDRLGEVKYVAGVDVGFEDNYAVTKAAAVVLTFPELTEVEKAIARRPTTFPYIPGFLSFREIPALLAALEKLTVTPDLILCDGQGIAHPRKFGLACHLGVIIDLPTIGVAKSLLVGKHEELPTEKGNWRPLVYKGETVGAVLRSRTNVKPLYISSGHRISLPTAINYVLRCTPKYRLPETTRRADRLASSRIIS; from the coding sequence ATGAAAATAAATCAAACTCACCCTTGGTCCCTCACCGCCGAAGAAGCGACAGAAATCCAGTTAAAATTGGTTTCTCAGGTAGTTACTGAAGATCGCTTGGGAGAGGTGAAGTATGTAGCTGGGGTTGATGTGGGTTTTGAAGATAATTATGCAGTAACGAAAGCCGCCGCAGTAGTTTTGACGTTTCCGGAATTGACAGAAGTGGAAAAGGCGATCGCGCGACGCCCGACGACTTTTCCTTATATTCCCGGTTTCCTTTCTTTTCGCGAAATTCCCGCTCTGTTAGCAGCCTTAGAAAAATTAACAGTTACTCCCGATTTAATTTTATGTGACGGTCAAGGAATTGCCCATCCCCGGAAGTTTGGGTTAGCTTGTCATTTGGGGGTAATTATCGATTTACCGACAATCGGGGTGGCAAAATCCTTATTAGTTGGGAAACATGAAGAATTACCAACTGAAAAAGGCAATTGGCGACCTTTAGTTTATAAAGGAGAAACCGTAGGCGCAGTTTTGCGATCGCGTACTAATGTTAAACCACTTTACATTTCTAGCGGACATCGAATCAGTCTGCCCACAGCGATTAATTATGTTTTGCGCTGTACTCCCAAATATCGCTTACCAGAAACAACTCGCAGAGCAGATCGACTCGCCTCCAGTCGAATTATATCTTAA